From a region of the Theobroma cacao cultivar B97-61/B2 chromosome 8, Criollo_cocoa_genome_V2, whole genome shotgun sequence genome:
- the LOC108663034 gene encoding uncharacterized protein LOC108663034, with the protein MVEKLKLQTEVHPHPYKLQWLRKGNKVKVTKRCCVQFSIRNKYEDEVWCDVIPMDACHLLLGRPWQYDRRAHHDGYKNTYSFIKDGAKIMLTPLKLEDCPKKQEKDKALITMSGLNKAFCKPSLLYLLLVCEENEVSSPLSKDVKPIIEELCDVVLEEIPHGLPPMRDIQHAIDFIPGSIIPNKPAYRMSLQEHKKLQHQLKQLLEKGLVRESVSPCAVPTLLVQKKRNMAYVH; encoded by the coding sequence ATGGTGGAAAAGTTGAAACTTCAAACTGAAGTACATCCTCATCCTTACAAGTTACAATGGCtgagaaaaggaaacaaagtTAAGGTAACAAAGCGCTGTTGTGTTCAATTCTCTATTAGAAATAAGTATGAAGACGAAGTCTGGTGTGATGTTATTCCAATGGACGCATGCCACTTGTTGTTAGGACGCCCATGGCAATATGATCGTCGAGCTCACCATGATGGATACAAAAATACTTATTCCTTCATTAAGGATGGAGCAAAAATTATGTTGACTCCATTAAAGCTAGAAGATTGCCcaaagaaacaagagaaagaTAAAGCACTCATCACTATGTCTGGTTTAAACAAAGCTTTTTGTAAGCCAAGTCTTTTATACCTCTTATTAGTTTGTGAGGAGAATGAAGTATCTTCACCCTTGTCCAAAGATGTCAAACCCATAATTGAAGAGCTTTGTGATGTTGTACTTGAAGAGATACCCCATGGACTGCCACCAATGCGAGATATTCAGCATGCCATTGATTTCATCCCTGGTTCTATAATTCCAAACAAGCCTGCTTATCGCATGAGTCTGCAAGAGCATAAGAAGTTACAACATCAACTCAAACAACTTTTAGAAAAAGGCCTGGTAAGAGAAAGCGTTAGCCCTTGTGCTGTTCCTACTTTATTAGTTCAAAAAAAACGCAACATGGCGTATGTGCATTGA